The proteins below come from a single Pseudomonas chlororaphis genomic window:
- a CDS encoding GntR family transcriptional regulator codes for MARARSMRAGDPLREESFAKELGVSRSPIRRGFALLAELGLAVKEPNRGYFLTADARGIDSGKLPLEVDPFEDFYLRVVDDVLRGDIPTTFFEAELMRKYAVPRGQLLKVLSRLANEAMVERKPGQGWEINSFLHDSKAHIQSYRFRMAIEPAALLEPGYVVDKVAFAKARTAQQQLLDGDIFKLSRSQLFQIGAQLHELIVRCSGNAFFLEAIRRQNQLRRFMAYKANVDRPRLINQCKEHIQLLDLIESGQREAAADFLRNHLDVVGRQKTEKEARDELEHQRSLEVSARR; via the coding sequence ATGGCCCGCGCCCGGTCGATGCGTGCCGGTGACCCCCTGCGCGAAGAATCTTTCGCCAAGGAGCTGGGGGTTTCCCGCTCGCCGATACGCCGTGGATTCGCCTTGCTCGCCGAGCTTGGCCTGGCCGTCAAGGAGCCCAACCGCGGGTACTTCCTGACCGCTGACGCGCGGGGTATCGACAGCGGCAAGTTGCCGTTGGAGGTCGATCCGTTCGAAGACTTCTACCTGCGGGTGGTCGACGACGTGCTCCGTGGCGATATTCCCACGACGTTTTTCGAAGCCGAGCTGATGCGCAAGTACGCAGTGCCTCGTGGGCAACTGCTGAAGGTGCTCAGTCGCCTGGCCAACGAAGCCATGGTCGAGCGCAAGCCCGGGCAGGGCTGGGAGATCAATAGTTTCCTGCACGACTCCAAGGCCCATATCCAGAGCTACCGCTTTCGCATGGCCATCGAGCCTGCGGCCTTGCTCGAACCCGGCTACGTGGTGGACAAGGTGGCCTTCGCCAAGGCGCGCACGGCGCAGCAGCAATTGCTCGACGGCGACATCTTCAAGCTGTCGCGCTCGCAGTTGTTCCAGATCGGTGCACAGTTGCACGAGCTGATCGTCCGTTGTTCGGGCAACGCATTCTTTCTTGAAGCCATCCGCCGCCAGAACCAGTTGCGTCGCTTCATGGCCTACAAGGCCAACGTGGATCGGCCTCGGTTGATCAACCAGTGTAAAGAGCACATCCAACTCCTGGACTTGATCGAAAGTGGGCAGCGTGAAGCGGCTGCGGATTTTTTGCGCAACCACCTCGATGTCGTCGGCCGGCAAAAAACTGAAAAAGAAGCCAGGGACGAGCTGGAGCACCAGCGCAGCCTTGAGGTTTCCGCCCGCCGTTAA
- a CDS encoding 3-ketoacyl-ACP reductase (catalyzes the formation of 3-hydroxybutyryl-CoA from acetoacetyl-CoA in polyhydroxyalkanoate synthesis), which yields MSKKIAFVTAGMGTLGTAVCQRLAKDGFTVVAGCGPNSPLKNAWLAQQKALGFSFIASEGNVADWDSCRRAFEEIKRQYGPVEVLVNNAGTARNVVFHDMQPNDWAAVIDTNLNSLFNVTKQVIDAMVERGWGRVINISSVNAQLGQVGQVNYSTAKSAIRGFTRALAREVGPRGVTVNTVSPGYIATDKLKSITTAEVMDRIIQDIPSRRLGTAQEIASMCAWLASDESGYANGADFSLNGGLHMS from the coding sequence ATGAGCAAAAAAATCGCCTTTGTCACCGCTGGCATGGGAACACTGGGCACCGCTGTCTGCCAGCGATTGGCAAAAGACGGGTTTACCGTCGTCGCGGGATGCGGCCCGAACTCTCCGTTGAAAAATGCCTGGCTGGCCCAGCAGAAAGCGCTGGGGTTTTCCTTCATCGCCTCCGAAGGCAACGTGGCCGACTGGGATTCCTGCCGCCGGGCCTTCGAGGAGATCAAGCGCCAATACGGCCCGGTCGAAGTTCTGGTCAACAATGCCGGCACCGCTCGAAACGTGGTGTTCCACGACATGCAGCCCAACGATTGGGCCGCCGTGATCGATACCAATCTCAATTCGCTCTTCAACGTGACCAAGCAGGTCATCGATGCAATGGTCGAGCGAGGCTGGGGACGGGTGATCAACATTTCCTCGGTCAACGCCCAGTTGGGCCAGGTCGGCCAGGTCAACTACTCCACCGCCAAATCGGCGATCCGCGGGTTCACCCGGGCCTTGGCGCGGGAAGTCGGGCCGCGCGGGGTGACGGTGAACACCGTGTCTCCGGGATACATTGCCACCGACAAGCTCAAGTCCATCACCACCGCCGAGGTCATGGACCGGATCATCCAGGACATCCCTTCCCGTCGCCTCGGCACCGCCCAGGAGATCGCCTCCATGTGCGCCTGGCTCGCGTCCGATGAATCCGGCTACGCCAACGGCGCCGATTTCTCCCTGAACGGCGGCCTGCACATGAGTTGA
- a CDS encoding GntR family transcriptional regulator — protein MASSALVQRIAAQIRQKIQTGELATGDHLSAQKVADQFNVSRSPAREALVLLADQSALEQRPNRGFFVLDALVPVTNIHDEGVPLEEPEAYYRLSEDWLNNAIPAEVTEHMLRTRYDLTKAQVVDVLNRAANVGWVTPKPGYGWRLLDVAKTPESLEQIYKVRSLIEPAALLEQTYQPDASKLLQLKKEQQSLLDGGIETLPADVLLKSGIRFHEAFIQLSGNPLYHMILVQMNNMRRLIEYRSMIDRNRFYKQCAEHIQMIERVEQGDNVEAARLMSQHLSGSLAEKSPILARRASSTDAPGPLDPEHGAVTATEEHPR, from the coding sequence ATGGCTTCAAGCGCCCTGGTGCAACGAATCGCCGCACAGATCCGGCAGAAAATCCAGACCGGAGAATTGGCCACGGGCGATCATCTCAGCGCGCAGAAAGTGGCTGACCAGTTCAACGTCTCGCGTTCGCCTGCCCGCGAGGCACTGGTGCTGCTGGCGGACCAATCGGCCCTCGAACAACGGCCCAATCGTGGTTTCTTCGTTCTCGACGCCCTGGTCCCCGTGACAAATATCCACGATGAAGGGGTCCCGTTGGAGGAGCCGGAAGCCTATTACCGCCTCTCCGAGGATTGGCTGAACAACGCCATTCCCGCAGAAGTGACCGAACACATGCTGCGCACGCGCTACGACCTGACAAAAGCCCAGGTCGTCGACGTGCTCAACCGTGCCGCGAACGTCGGCTGGGTGACGCCGAAACCCGGTTACGGCTGGCGCTTGCTGGATGTGGCGAAGACCCCGGAAAGCCTCGAACAGATCTACAAGGTGCGCTCGCTGATCGAACCCGCGGCGCTGCTGGAACAGACTTACCAGCCTGATGCCAGCAAACTTCTGCAGTTGAAGAAAGAGCAGCAGAGCCTGCTCGACGGCGGCATCGAGACCCTGCCCGCCGACGTGCTGCTCAAAAGCGGCATTCGCTTCCATGAAGCGTTCATCCAGCTCTCGGGCAACCCGCTCTACCACATGATCCTGGTGCAGATGAACAACATGCGGCGGCTGATCGAATACCGCTCGATGATCGACCGCAACCGCTTCTACAAACAGTGCGCCGAACACATCCAGATGATCGAGCGAGTGGAACAGGGTGACAACGTCGAGGCGGCGCGCCTGATGAGCCAGCACCTGAGCGGCTCGTTGGCGGAAAAATCCCCCATCCTGGCGCGGCGTGCATCATCAACCGACGCCCCAGGCCCACTCGACCCCGAGCACGGCGCTGTCACGGCCACCGAGGAACACCCACGATGA
- a CDS encoding chemotaxis protein → MRLRHLSIATRMVLGFVIIALLSVALGLFALRQIDEVQDQSLKIKDNWLQQVRALGAANAALNRYRMGSMQHILSTREQDMQSYEEKTAGRLQQVREQMQTYARLLESDEEKARLAAFNASLDVYAQNHLELLKRSRQGDKTGAREYLMTIRNSYDQMTQNFDDLIDRSNAGAEAAGDHCVEAYQRAVRGVVLVIVMVGIGTILVAWLLTRSITTPLNQAVKAARTISEGDLSHPIHPTGNDEATRLLESLATMQDNLIRTLGQISSSSRQLTLSTAQLNTVTQMSGKDIHQQHGEIEQAATAVNEMTAAIEEVARNALSTSQLSVASRDTALRGQQRMVETLSAIQALTHNVQLSSRQVEGLAEQAQGIGKVLDVIGTIAEQTNLLALNAAIEAARAGDAGRGFAVVADEVRALAHRTVQSTREIELMISGIRSETDLAVSTMLSSSEKTRVTLSLAQATQSALADIVAANDDINQRNLMITTATEEQAHVARSVDRNLLNIRDLSVQSATGSEQTTRASQSLGLLATELNAMVQHFKM, encoded by the coding sequence ATGCGCTTACGCCACCTCTCCATTGCCACTCGCATGGTTCTGGGGTTCGTCATCATTGCCCTCCTGAGCGTGGCGCTCGGGCTCTTTGCGTTACGCCAGATTGACGAAGTGCAGGATCAGTCGCTCAAGATCAAGGACAACTGGCTCCAGCAGGTGCGTGCGCTGGGAGCGGCGAACGCCGCGTTGAACCGCTATCGGATGGGGTCGATGCAGCACATCCTCTCCACCCGTGAACAAGACATGCAGTCCTATGAAGAAAAAACCGCCGGACGCCTGCAGCAGGTTCGCGAACAGATGCAGACCTACGCTCGACTGCTTGAAAGCGATGAAGAAAAAGCCCGCCTGGCGGCCTTCAATGCCAGCCTGGATGTGTACGCGCAGAACCATCTCGAATTGCTCAAGCGTTCTCGTCAAGGCGACAAGACCGGCGCCCGGGAATACCTGATGACGATCAGGAACTCCTATGACCAGATGACCCAGAACTTCGACGACCTGATCGACCGTTCCAACGCTGGGGCCGAAGCCGCGGGCGATCATTGCGTCGAGGCCTACCAGCGTGCCGTGCGTGGCGTGGTCCTGGTGATCGTCATGGTGGGCATTGGTACGATCCTGGTGGCCTGGCTGCTGACCCGCAGCATTACCACGCCGCTGAACCAGGCGGTGAAAGCGGCGCGAACGATTTCCGAAGGTGACTTGAGTCACCCCATCCACCCTACCGGCAACGATGAGGCCACCCGCCTGCTGGAGTCGCTGGCGACGATGCAGGACAACCTGATCCGGACCCTGGGCCAGATTTCCAGCTCATCACGCCAACTGACCCTCTCCACGGCGCAACTGAACACGGTCACACAGATGTCCGGCAAGGACATTCACCAGCAGCACGGTGAAATCGAGCAAGCGGCCACGGCAGTCAATGAAATGACCGCGGCCATCGAAGAGGTCGCCCGCAACGCGCTGTCCACCTCGCAACTGTCCGTGGCGTCCCGGGACACCGCGCTTCGTGGCCAGCAACGCATGGTCGAGACCCTCAGTGCGATCCAGGCCCTCACCCACAACGTGCAGCTGAGTTCAAGGCAGGTGGAGGGCCTGGCGGAACAGGCCCAGGGCATTGGCAAAGTGCTGGACGTGATTGGCACCATCGCCGAACAAACCAACCTGCTGGCCTTGAACGCGGCCATCGAAGCCGCCCGTGCCGGCGACGCCGGTCGCGGTTTTGCAGTGGTGGCCGATGAGGTGCGTGCGCTGGCGCACCGTACCGTGCAGTCGACACGGGAAATTGAACTCATGATCAGCGGCATTCGCAGCGAAACGGACCTGGCCGTATCGACCATGCTCAGCAGCAGTGAAAAGACCCGCGTCACCCTTTCCCTGGCCCAGGCCACCCAAAGCGCACTGGCAGACATCGTGGCCGCCAACGACGACATCAACCAACGCAACCTGATGATCACTACCGCGACCGAGGAACAGGCCCACGTGGCCCGATCGGTCGATCGGAACTTGCTGAACATCCGCGACCTGTCGGTTCAATCGGCGACGGGCTCCGAGCAAACCACTCGTGCGTCCCAGTCACTGGGGCTGCTGGCAACGGAGCTGAACGCCATGGTCCAGCACTTCAAGATGTAA
- a CDS encoding arylsulfatase has protein sequence MTAPLIFLIHATAVSIAPISDAFARLWPEARLANLLEDSLSRDLAAAGELTPALTERFVKLASYASASGADGILFTCSAFGDAIDQCKRALSIPVLKPNEAMIEEALRRTGKLALLATFPQAITSMVEEFEQHASQQGRELALATYVCDNAFDELRRGNQACHDQLISERASDITGSDLLCFAQFSMTSAAVAASKASGLEVLTTPDSAVLKLRHLLHA, from the coding sequence ATGACTGCACCGCTGATTTTTCTGATCCACGCCACTGCCGTCTCCATTGCGCCGATCAGTGACGCCTTCGCGCGCCTGTGGCCTGAAGCCAGGCTGGCCAACCTGCTGGAGGACTCGTTGTCCCGCGATCTGGCTGCTGCGGGCGAACTCACGCCGGCCTTGACCGAGCGCTTCGTGAAACTGGCGAGCTACGCTTCGGCGTCGGGCGCCGACGGCATCCTGTTCACGTGTTCGGCGTTTGGTGATGCCATCGACCAGTGCAAACGTGCGCTGAGTATCCCGGTGCTCAAGCCGAACGAAGCCATGATCGAAGAAGCGCTGCGCAGGACCGGCAAGCTGGCCTTGTTGGCGACGTTTCCCCAGGCCATCACGTCGATGGTCGAGGAATTCGAACAGCATGCAAGCCAGCAGGGTCGGGAGCTGGCGTTGGCCACCTACGTCTGCGACAACGCCTTCGATGAGCTGCGTCGCGGCAATCAGGCGTGCCATGACCAACTGATCAGCGAACGGGCCAGCGACATCACAGGCAGCGACCTGCTGTGCTTTGCGCAGTTTTCCATGACCAGCGCTGCGGTGGCCGCCAGCAAGGCCAGCGGGCTCGAAGTGCTGACCACGCCTGACAGCGCGGTACTGAAGCTTCGGCACCTGCTGCACGCCTGA
- a CDS encoding membrane protein, with protein MGRWWATPVVGAAGAWLASVFHWPLPWIIGSMLAVILVRCLGGPLGEIPYGRLSGQWMIATSIGLHFTPAVLEQILGHFVMMASAAVPTMLLALLGIAFMQRRGMDLTTAFFAFMPANFSEMIQAGIRHKANVSQIAAAHSMRLVLIVLCVPPAMFFTAQVSPSVVPARLPSDWHWLLPLLAGGALTAVIWKRCRLPNPWMFGPMACCAVVTAACNVQTALPVELSHYGQLMIGCALGGYFDRQFFRSSPAFLLKVSVFTVIMIMSTVGLAALIGLWLHVPLMTLALGMMPGSSTEMYLTAEALNLAVGVVTAMQIMRLVVVMLCAEPIHGAWLKYLRNRRM; from the coding sequence CTGGGGCGGTGGTGGGCGACCCCGGTCGTCGGTGCGGCGGGCGCCTGGCTGGCCAGCGTCTTCCATTGGCCGCTGCCCTGGATCATTGGCTCGATGCTGGCGGTCATCCTGGTGCGTTGCCTGGGTGGGCCCCTGGGGGAAATACCCTATGGCCGCCTGTCAGGCCAATGGATGATCGCTACCTCCATCGGCCTGCATTTCACACCGGCGGTGCTGGAGCAGATCCTCGGGCATTTCGTGATGATGGCGTCCGCGGCGGTCCCGACGATGCTGCTGGCACTGCTGGGCATCGCCTTCATGCAGCGCAGGGGCATGGACCTGACCACTGCATTCTTCGCGTTCATGCCGGCGAACTTCTCCGAGATGATCCAGGCCGGCATCCGGCACAAGGCCAACGTCAGCCAGATCGCCGCTGCGCACAGCATGCGCCTGGTGCTGATCGTCCTGTGCGTGCCGCCGGCGATGTTCTTCACCGCTCAGGTCTCACCCTCGGTGGTTCCCGCGCGCCTGCCAAGTGACTGGCATTGGTTGCTGCCGCTCCTGGCAGGCGGGGCGCTCACGGCCGTCATCTGGAAGCGCTGCCGGTTGCCCAACCCCTGGATGTTCGGCCCCATGGCCTGCTGTGCCGTGGTCACGGCTGCCTGCAACGTGCAAACCGCATTGCCGGTGGAGCTCAGTCACTATGGGCAGTTGATGATTGGCTGCGCCCTGGGCGGTTACTTCGACCGGCAGTTCTTCCGCTCCTCTCCGGCCTTCCTGCTCAAGGTGTCGGTGTTCACGGTGATCATGATCATGTCGACCGTGGGGCTGGCGGCGCTCATCGGGCTTTGGCTTCATGTCCCGCTGATGACGCTGGCCCTCGGGATGATGCCGGGCAGCAGCACGGAAATGTACCTGACCGCCGAAGCATTGAACCTGGCCGTGGGGGTGGTGACCGCGATGCAGATCATGCGGCTTGTCGTGGTGATGCTCTGTGCCGAGCCGATCCATGGCGCATGGCTGAAGTATCTGCGCAATCGCCGCATGTGA
- a CDS encoding membrane protein — protein sequence MSQLLLGCIADDFTGATDLASTLVSGGMRTLLVIGIPQGPLPADIDAVVIALKSRTIASEAAVSQSLQALQWLRGAQCRQFFFKYCSTFDSTPQGNIGPVADALAQALGVSFVVACPAFPENQRTLFQGHLFVGDVLLSESGMRNHPLTPMTDANLVRVLQQQTGRAVGLVAHGVVRQGADAISARLQSLQAQGFGYAIVDAIEDEHLHAIGTALAHHPLITGGSGVARGLPGNFRRAGLLGEAQAASVLPVLEGFGAVVSGSCSLATNGQVEHWRKERPSFAIDPLQLANGQDLVRAALEWAQGLLAAGPVLIYASAAADSVNRAQQALGVEAAGQLVEEALSAIAVGLYNLGVRKLVVAGGETSGAVVKALGIKALRIGTTIDPGVPWTLGLRDDPLALALKSGNFGSVDFFEKALACAP from the coding sequence GTGAGTCAATTACTACTGGGTTGCATCGCCGATGATTTCACCGGCGCAACGGACCTGGCCAGTACCCTGGTGAGCGGCGGGATGCGAACGTTGCTGGTGATCGGCATTCCACAGGGGCCCCTGCCGGCGGACATCGATGCGGTCGTGATCGCCCTGAAAAGCCGGACCATTGCCAGCGAGGCCGCCGTCAGCCAGTCATTGCAAGCGTTGCAGTGGCTGCGCGGGGCGCAATGTCGGCAGTTTTTCTTCAAATACTGCTCGACCTTCGACTCCACTCCCCAGGGCAACATCGGCCCTGTCGCCGACGCCTTGGCGCAGGCTCTGGGCGTGTCGTTCGTCGTGGCGTGCCCGGCGTTTCCGGAGAACCAGCGCACCCTGTTCCAAGGGCACTTGTTTGTCGGCGATGTGCTGTTAAGCGAGTCAGGCATGCGCAATCATCCGCTGACGCCCATGACCGACGCCAACCTGGTGCGCGTGCTGCAACAGCAGACGGGCAGGGCGGTGGGGTTGGTTGCGCACGGGGTCGTCAGGCAAGGCGCGGACGCTATCTCAGCTCGCTTGCAGTCTCTCCAGGCCCAGGGTTTCGGCTACGCCATCGTCGATGCCATCGAAGATGAGCATCTGCATGCGATTGGCACGGCGCTGGCCCACCATCCGCTGATCACGGGGGGCTCCGGCGTGGCCCGGGGCTTGCCCGGCAATTTCCGGCGCGCCGGTTTACTCGGTGAAGCTCAAGCTGCCTCGGTGCTGCCCGTGCTCGAAGGGTTCGGTGCGGTGGTGTCGGGCAGTTGTTCGTTGGCAACCAACGGGCAGGTCGAGCATTGGCGCAAGGAGAGGCCAAGCTTCGCCATCGATCCGTTGCAGTTGGCCAATGGGCAGGACTTGGTGCGCGCCGCCCTCGAATGGGCCCAGGGCCTGCTCGCGGCCGGGCCGGTCTTGATCTACGCCAGCGCTGCTGCCGATTCGGTGAACCGTGCCCAACAGGCACTTGGCGTTGAAGCCGCCGGCCAGCTCGTGGAAGAGGCCTTGTCCGCCATCGCCGTGGGGCTCTACAACCTGGGCGTGCGTAAATTGGTGGTGGCGGGTGGCGAAACGTCTGGGGCGGTCGTCAAGGCGCTCGGGATCAAGGCCCTGAGAATCGGCACCACGATCGACCCCGGTGTGCCCTGGACCCTCGGCCTGCGAGACGATCCGCTGGCGCTGGCACTCAAGTCGGGCAATTTCGGCTCGGTCGATTTCTTCGAGAAGGCGTTGGCCTGTGCGCCTTAG
- a CDS encoding citrate transporter produces the protein MLSLLGYGMIVTFMALIMTKRLSPLVAMTTVPIVFALIAGFGPEMGDMMIEGLRKVAPTAIMVMFAILYFGVMFDTGLFDPIIRKFITLINGDPMKAVLFATLLAGMVSLDGDGSTTYMITITAMLPLFKRLRMDPLCLTCVVILAASVTNLLPWGGPLARAAASLQVDTSDLFLPLIPVMVVAFLGVMALACFIGIRERQRLGKLRLSAGAAATLFEDDGDEGLPSMSEENAELRRPKLFWLNAGLTIALMTGLVTEVLPLSILFMVAFSIALVINYPHMHDQRRRISAHAPTALNQIAIFLAAGILAGILSGTGMVNAMSASFLAMLPETWGPYMAPITALASIPGTFFMSNDAFYYGVLPVLAKAAAVYGISPAEIGRASLVGQPVHLLSPLVASTYLLCGLAGVEFSDHQKYTLKWAFALSFLLLGVCLVMGLFPLQAGA, from the coding sequence ATGCTCTCACTACTCGGCTACGGCATGATCGTGACCTTCATGGCCCTGATCATGACCAAGCGGTTGTCACCCTTGGTTGCCATGACCACAGTGCCGATCGTATTCGCGCTGATCGCCGGTTTCGGCCCGGAGATGGGCGACATGATGATCGAGGGGCTGCGCAAGGTCGCACCGACGGCGATCATGGTGATGTTCGCGATCCTCTATTTCGGGGTCATGTTCGATACCGGTCTGTTCGATCCCATCATTCGCAAGTTCATTACGCTGATCAACGGCGACCCGATGAAGGCGGTCCTGTTCGCCACCTTGCTCGCGGGCATGGTGTCGCTGGACGGCGATGGCTCAACGACGTACATGATCACCATCACCGCGATGCTGCCGTTGTTCAAGCGCCTGCGCATGGACCCCTTGTGCCTGACGTGCGTGGTCATCCTGGCGGCGAGCGTGACCAACCTCCTGCCTTGGGGCGGCCCGTTGGCACGGGCGGCCGCGTCCCTGCAGGTCGACACCTCGGACCTGTTCCTGCCGCTGATCCCGGTGATGGTCGTGGCCTTCCTGGGCGTCATGGCACTGGCCTGTTTCATCGGCATTCGCGAACGCCAACGCCTGGGCAAGCTGCGGCTTTCGGCCGGCGCGGCGGCCACCCTTTTCGAGGATGATGGCGATGAAGGCTTGCCTTCGATGTCCGAGGAGAACGCCGAACTGCGCCGGCCAAAGTTGTTCTGGCTGAACGCCGGGCTGACCATCGCCTTGATGACGGGCCTGGTCACGGAAGTGCTGCCGCTGTCCATCCTGTTCATGGTCGCGTTCTCGATAGCCCTGGTGATCAACTACCCGCACATGCATGACCAGCGCCGACGAATTTCCGCCCACGCGCCAACGGCCTTGAACCAGATCGCGATCTTCCTCGCCGCCGGCATCCTGGCCGGCATCCTGTCGGGGACGGGCATGGTCAACGCAATGTCGGCCAGCTTCCTGGCGATGCTGCCAGAGACCTGGGGACCGTACATGGCGCCGATCACCGCGCTGGCGAGTATCCCGGGCACGTTCTTCATGTCCAACGACGCGTTCTACTACGGCGTGCTTCCGGTGCTGGCCAAGGCGGCCGCGGTGTACGGCATCTCCCCCGCGGAAATCGGCCGCGCATCGCTGGTAGGTCAACCGGTGCACCTGCTCAGCCCGCTGGTCGCCTCCACCTACCTGTTGTGCGGGCTGGCGGGCGTGGAGTTCAGCGACCACCAGAAGTACACCCTCAAATGGGCGTTCGCGCTGAGTTTCCTGCTTCTAGGCGTGTGCCTGGTCATGGGACTGTTCCCGCTCCAGGCAGGTGCTTGA
- a CDS encoding aldolase, giving the protein MSHHEQQLREEICTVGASLYARGYAVGSAGNISARLEDGWLITPTDACLGRLEPAQIAKVSRVGSWVSGSKPSKTLALHRQVYDRNPTVNGVVHTHSTALVALTLAGVWHDDDILPPLTPYQVMKVGHIPLIAYQRPGSPEVAAQVALWAQRVRGVMLERLGPVVWESSVSKASFALEELEETAKLWLMSDPKPAPLDERAIEELRSVFAANW; this is encoded by the coding sequence ATGAGTCATCACGAGCAACAACTGCGCGAAGAAATCTGCACCGTTGGCGCAAGCCTGTATGCCCGCGGCTATGCCGTTGGCAGCGCCGGCAATATCAGTGCGCGCCTGGAAGATGGCTGGCTGATCACCCCGACGGACGCTTGCCTGGGCCGGCTGGAGCCCGCGCAGATCGCCAAAGTCAGCCGGGTCGGCAGTTGGGTCTCCGGCAGCAAGCCGTCCAAGACCTTGGCGCTGCACCGGCAGGTGTACGACCGCAATCCAACCGTCAACGGCGTCGTGCACACCCATTCGACCGCGCTCGTGGCGCTGACCCTGGCAGGCGTCTGGCACGACGACGACATCCTCCCGCCCTTGACGCCCTATCAAGTGATGAAGGTCGGGCACATTCCCCTGATCGCCTATCAACGGCCGGGCTCGCCCGAGGTCGCCGCGCAAGTGGCGCTATGGGCACAGCGTGTGCGGGGCGTGATGCTGGAGCGCCTTGGCCCGGTGGTGTGGGAAAGTTCGGTATCGAAGGCCAGCTTCGCGCTGGAGGAGCTGGAGGAGACGGCAAAGCTCTGGCTGATGAGCGACCCCAAGCCGGCACCGCTGGACGAGCGCGCGATCGAGGAGTTGCGCAGCGTTTTCGCCGCCAACTGGTGA
- a CDS encoding 3-isopropylmalate dehydrogenase: MRILVLPGDGIGPEIIESSMSVLKAANQKLGLGLTFDYDDVGFASLSKYGTTLREEVLEKAKGYDGIILGTQSHADYPAPEKGGRNVSAGFRIGLDLYANVRPARTRPFLASNMKEGKVMDLVIMREATEGFYPDRNMSRGWGEVMPTPDMALSTRKITRDCSERIARRAFELAMKRGKKVTAIHKANSFHMTDGLFLECVRDVAREFPQVVLDDLLVDASTAHLVRNPERFDVLVATNFYGDILSDLASELSGSLGLAGSMMASDHHCCAQAQHGSAPDIAGQDKANPVSMILSVGMLLAWMGEHHGRPALIDAAQAIDKAVDAVLEDPRQRTPDLGGAFGTQAFGNAVANLILG; this comes from the coding sequence ATGCGCATTTTGGTACTTCCTGGTGATGGTATCGGTCCGGAAATCATCGAGTCTTCGATGTCGGTTCTCAAAGCAGCCAATCAGAAGCTCGGCCTCGGGCTGACATTCGACTATGACGATGTCGGCTTTGCCAGCTTGAGCAAATACGGCACCACCCTGCGCGAAGAAGTGCTGGAAAAGGCCAAGGGCTACGACGGCATCATCCTCGGCACCCAATCCCATGCGGATTACCCGGCGCCTGAAAAGGGCGGTCGGAATGTGTCGGCCGGCTTCCGGATCGGCCTGGACCTCTATGCCAACGTCCGGCCAGCCCGTACCCGACCGTTCCTGGCCTCGAACATGAAGGAAGGCAAGGTGATGGACCTGGTGATCATGCGCGAGGCCACCGAGGGGTTCTACCCGGATCGCAACATGAGCCGTGGCTGGGGTGAGGTGATGCCGACGCCGGACATGGCCCTGTCCACGCGCAAGATCACCCGCGACTGCAGTGAGCGCATCGCTCGCCGGGCGTTCGAACTGGCCATGAAGCGCGGGAAGAAAGTCACCGCCATCCATAAGGCCAACAGTTTCCACATGACCGACGGCCTCTTCCTGGAGTGCGTTCGGGACGTGGCCAGGGAGTTTCCGCAGGTTGTCCTCGACGACTTGCTGGTCGACGCCTCGACCGCTCACCTGGTGCGCAACCCGGAGCGTTTCGACGTGCTGGTCGCGACGAATTTCTATGGCGATATCCTCAGCGACCTGGCCAGCGAGTTGTCCGGCAGCCTCGGGCTTGCGGGCTCGATGATGGCCAGCGATCACCATTGCTGTGCCCAGGCCCAACATGGCTCGGCACCGGACATCGCCGGCCAGGACAAGGCCAATCCGGTGTCGATGATCCTTTCCGTCGGCATGTTGCTGGCGTGGATGGGCGAGCACCACGGTCGGCCGGCCTTGATCGACGCCGCGCAGGCAATCGACAAGGCGGTCGATGCCGTGCTGGAGGACCCTCGCCAGCGCACCCCTGACCTTGGCGGCGCCTTCGGGACCCAGGCCTTCGGCAACGCGGTCGCGAACCTCATCCTGGGCTGA